Proteins from a single region of Chaetodon trifascialis isolate fChaTrf1 chromosome 10, fChaTrf1.hap1, whole genome shotgun sequence:
- the cfdp1 gene encoding craniofacial development protein 1 gives MMNYSDYDSDGYSSNEDADYVPSDDNLSEDDINECEKEDPLHRDDDVPQPGYVSKKKRKKMDISVRKKKRGVLKLDQEEGGDVEEAQPSQEEVEKPSEVADDDDDARQKKKSDDLWASFLSDVGSRPKECTPASRSGATQKGDSSALKVAHSNTGTKAPEPTKVTITKVFDFAGEEVRVNKEVSADSREAKNYLKSQNTEEKKNEGKEESSSPNQPPLPGPSVKRPAGMTGILGRIGGKKQKISTLEKSKMDWDAFKSEEGISEELAIHNRGREGYVERKNFLERVDHRQFELEKAVRLNNMKQ, from the exons ATGATGAACTATTCTGACTACGACTCTGATGGATATTCGTCAAATGAAGACGCCGACTACGTCCCGTCAG atGATAACCTCAGCGAGGATGACATCAATGAGTGTGAAAAGGAGGACCCTCTGCACAGGGATGATGATGTGCCACAGCCTGGCTATGTCagcaagaaaaagaggaagaaaatggacATCAGTGTGAG aaagaagaagagaggcgTTCTGAAACTAGACCAGGAAGAAGGAGGTGATGTGGAAGAGGCACAGCCATCACAGGAAGAGGTGGAAAAACCATCTGAGGTAGcagatgatgacgatgatgcaagacagaagaaaaaatcaGATGACCTCTGGGCGAGTTTCCTGTCCGACGTTGGATCCAGACCCAAAGAGTGCACACCTGCCTCACGGTCAGGGGCCACACAGAAG gggGATTCCTCCGCATTGAAGGTCGCTCATTCGAATACAGGAACAAAAGCACCAGAACCCACTAAAGTCACCATCACTAAAGTTTTTGACTTCGCTGGAGAAGAAGTTCG GGTCAATAAAGAGGTATCAGCAGACTCCAGAGAGGCGAAGAATTACTTGAAGAGCCagaacacagaggagaagaagaatgaagGCAAAGAGGAGAGCTCATCACCCAACCAGCCACCTCTTCCTGGCcccag TGTGAAGCGCCCTGCAGGCATGACGGGCATCCTGGGTCGCATCGggggaaagaaacagaagatcAGCACGCTGGAAAAGTCTAAGATGGACTGGGATGCTTTTAAATCGGAGGAGGGCATCTCAGAGGAGCTGGCCATCcacaacagaggcagagaggg gtATGTGGAGCGGAAGAACTTCTTGGAGCGGGTCGACCACCGCCAGTTTGAGTTAGAAAAAGCAGTGCGACTGAACAACATGAAACAATGA